Part of the Henckelia pumila isolate YLH828 chromosome 2, ASM3356847v2, whole genome shotgun sequence genome is shown below.
tcaaaggaactcgcccAAGTCAAGTCACCCAAAATCAAacattctgaatgacaaaatctgcacagtgaaaacaactcacttgcatatcaaaacttaaagcgagtaaatcaaatcagactctagcaaagaaataagagtcaatcaaaatcgatcgatgtcgaatacaaaaacctcagaatcgatagcaagaaattcaagaatcatgatttctatgatggaatagcttcagcaaaattgaagaaaaaactCCACTGTaattgatttttcttattctctattgatatgagttcatttattaattcttaattctcagctgacaatagtcgaatatactctttttgacttaacttattgtcatagaattaatcatcatttcggtactacataactcttttctacgcAATCTGCTAGCTGTTTTTGAAGTTCTTCATttcaagtaatgctcttctatatgAGTTgccataatactttcgtactagacaccactctatatagatctgcattcatgtcgtagaaaagtcaaaatatgtcattgaactatttctgtacattcgaaccactgacatagctgtcaattctaggttaattctgtactagttcaatatatcaactagaattctactgacattcttccacggtCAAACGTGATATAAACAGTACCGACATaatagaaatttatttctgcaactcatatcaaatagatCTCTAGTCATTGCTATTGCTCATCTAACTTAATCACTGCACAGAATCAAtcaattcttatctgatacccagttattgcattaatatctataatgcatattcaatcttatttcctcaagtctgcatttcatcttctctgtctAATTATTCAAATGAATTtcttctactcaaaggcaaaaatctcagcaaatatattgaataaaggctcatcagatacggattatagcataacaaatcattaATCTATGACTGTAtactatgcaatcaatatataagcggttaactagaattaactcacttacttataatattcttatctgatacaacttgagcctcatTTTCTGTACTTGCATTGCCTATGACCTTATCTGTCATTCACATGTTCTCTTGATCTGTTTCGGCTAAGGAAGCTATGCTTATATGTCTTTATCTGCTGGCGTTTAGACTAAATCAATCTTTGCTGCTATTgccactatctcttgcttcatagctatactgctatggaagttgtagtggaggtgatgatcataggttTTCAtaattacagaggcgtgaataaaaattcaactctgcctcatactaccggttcatgatttcgttTTTCTATTACTGGCTTAAAATCAACTTATGCTTCTATTCTGCAAAGTTTACTGTTCTATCTTCTTTTgcatatacggaaagaaacaattctgtttacttacctgccaaacaatttcagtacttcttctggcaacttcaccaacctcttgctaagtcctggagttgatataaaatcaagctggttctatgttcatctgaatatgcttctcttgaacaactgatctagctcttcaaatcaactcctttctagacatagcatattctgtatctttctaagttgatgattcatagctttggagttgttcaactaacatactcctcagtacaATTCGGTTCAAAATCTTACCTCAACACGGTTCTGTTCTATTTGAGGTTCTGTtttgtctgaggttctcatgctcTCTGCATCATCTGTCTTATTCAATaccagaagcaatatatatggcagagattataaaatacaattgcagtataacatgcatataatctcatgcttctgaatagaacacatgcttgAAAATTATCATGCTTTTCATATAaaacatgcttgcaacgaattcatttattctgatgaattcaagaaatcatgcatacatatcagcatataagcatgtaattctcatatcgataaagcaagcagtgttcaatcaaacaatcatcgtcgcatacaattctgtaaagcaagtaaagcataatcatgtaatactataaatgcatgcgactcaatctaccccgctcaacttctatcttaatccaagactttatgctctgataccacctgttgtggggacccgagttgctaatctcatcttagggcaataaaagattaattaacaattaatcatgtaataaaaGATTGTTCAAACCAAgaggaaacaaaattttttttttttttttaaaactcggcccctcgctcgatcgggcaaactttgccgatcgagcgagctaaataTTCAAACTCTCGGCCTGCATCCATTTtggccttgctcgatcggtgaaatcttaccgatcgagcgagcccaaaatttCAACCTTCTGTTGAGCACaaaaaggcctcgctcgatcggtgaaatcctaccgatcgagcgagctgtatttccagaaaatctgcaggaaacacTTTTATTGTCAACCAAGGAACATGCATAAATATACTCTTTGATAAGCTaccaaataatatacatgcattgacaaataaatcctaATATTCAAATACATCCATTCTTGAATATAAACTATGATTCACAtaaacatgtacaagattcctggtcttctaacatgtttgtatacaatacatatcagctgcttaaaacccgaatctccacttctaatctttcaatctcgtgctatccaagtcacatctgactcgctcatgcccctaacctgatgcaatgcacacatacaaacaaaacaacagccggataactccgatgagaataaatctcagtatgaaagacatgcatatacatcatgaaagcatatggaatctatatgctataaaactctaaaatcataaaacatgtaataacatgtaaatcatagaatcatcatcgatgcttaaactcttaacacataatgactcatctaaagcaatagcacatattcatatcttgaatagcatatcacaacatgctagcatttatatctgcataatctaaaccatagcaatctctaggttaatgcataaatgcaatgcatgtgccaaggaataggctatcaaatctgatatcaataaagcttagttctttgggatcccgaggaataaaataactatcaaaccgccgacactcccaatctaggcggcatcaagtattttaatcctatgactttggtgcaattatagagagtcttctggctctgaaagcgaaggctgcaatccatgccactcaactataattttccaaacgtcatttcgcactctaggctaatctgcccttatgctttacaggctggagttcaagatgaatgcaacataagttgTATGCATTAAAAACTGTAAAACAActtgaacatataatcacataatcaaacaaagcatcaaaactcatataaatcatataaaagcactaaacaactaagtatgtgatttcaggataactcgaaaaccaccacgttctcgagttgttctacctggcaggaataatgtcgattcatacctttcatcgcgattcaaatcTCTTGAATCTGTTtccaatgctgatcatctcaatgctagccaaatcagtcatcaaaatctgctcatttcaatcagtgctacttgaaggtatttttgattcaacttcaaacacttcaagtcattcgaactcaaactcatcgattcaacttcaataatcttcaattcaaatctgaaatagattataacatatctaaacatcaatttccaatctgaatcgatgtttctttaaagcttatacaaTTCAAATCGTGCTACTACAatcagaattcaaaccgacgtcgtaactattcgagtccgataaatcttttcgattcaaatatcattatatcttcattctcaacataatcacatattcaattcatccacaataacttgaagatgagctctagacattgagaatgcataacaattcaaaatcttgaaccggcggcataacgataCGATTTCAGTCtttccaaaagcataaacatcaatatgataatcatatcaatctcatatcatcaccaattctacAGCTAAAATTCGAAATATGCAGCCccataatttcagaatttcaacaagtctttcaaaaatcggaaacatgttcaaacgacgatcttttcacgatccgtcttagatatactatcgtcgtatatgctagaacatgtttatacaatcaaatcttaattctaacaacaacttaaaattcaaacatggtagaacttcacaaaacttacgtcaaaacgtatcactcggagctgtgatctcaaatatatgttcaatcgaaaattctaccgggcggattgatTTTAATCGGGACTTGAAGGGACAAAAATTGGCTTTGGAACCCTTCTCTCTTTCTCTCGGCCACTTTCTGATTCCTTTCTGATTCACACGTGAAAGGCTAGGAAATATGTGAATTTTggatatatattggcctatttgcagtttagtccctgaactttggcttaattgcaattcagtccccggacaagcgatgtaattcaatttcaatcctaaataatttaagaatattagaattcaattctaaactctaaatattctcaaattaaatattctcggattaaaattaaatcattttggaccttatcgcattttagtccttgaactggtcaatatttgcaaatgggttcttgctcggatttcatcctcaaattaaatccttgatatttatcatcttggaattcacatcttaaattctataaatatcaattcaaatatgtttcatcttttaatttaagaattccggatattaaaatcttaaaatccgaaaatcctcaaattaaatatttcttacccgaaattgaaatctctaattttcataaattcttaaattcatcttttttcttttattcggaatttaaatcttaaatcccgtaattaagaacttaatatttttgggccttacagtTATGGTAAGCCGTAACAATACTTTTTTCACGGTTTGATATAACCGTGGTAAATTGCTACAAAAGTTTAACCGTGGCAAATTGCGACGTTTGAAGTTAACCGTGGAAATTCTATTGCCACAGTTTATTTAACCGTTACAAATTACCACGGTTTTCTTTAACCGTTGAAACTTGTCACGGTTTAAAAAAATCGTGGCAAAGTTTGCCACGGTTTAAATAAACCGTGGCAAAGTTCGGAATTTTTTTGTAGTGAAGAATATATATCGTGAGAGAGGGTCTCACATATTTTTATCTTTGAAACAGATCAACTCtatctatatttataataaaaaaaaataatacttttatcaTAAAACCTAAATACGAgatccgtctcacaaaattaactcatgacatgaatttttttaagcaaTACTTTTTCCTAGTTGTCCAAATAAGACATTCATCTTATAAAATTGCCTTATGATATCTTCTCACAAAAGTTTTGTGTTCTCTTTATATATTTACTgatatttatgtatttttatatatataatattgttaTTTATCTAAAACAATGTacataaataattatatgacattctatatatatatatatatatgttccaaaaataaataaaagaccgtaacataaaataaataaattaaataatattgccAAAAAATTCCCACCATTGAATCACAATATCACTTAACATACActgattaataaattaataaatttttagattttattctctttattttttttgaaagaatattttcagattttcagTTATCACCCGCGTTTCATTCTCCAACCACCttttattttcagatttaatttcaaaaatatctcattgaaaaatagaaaaaaaggaAACGAAACGAAACGGATAAAGGAAACTTTGAAGCGTAATCCATGCAATCAGATGCTGGAAATTTCCCTTTTCTCTTTCCGAAATCACACAATTTATAAGAATTATGCCGGTTTTTGTAACCGattgttaaataaataaaagggtgATCTCTGTTTGTTCACAATCTGCGCGATGAGCTCTGGAGATGGAGCCTCCCAATCATCTTCCAAGAAATCCAAGAAACCCAGATGTACGGATATCCGTTGTCATTTTTCCGAATGAAATTTAGAGTCTTTGCTTCGTATTTTATGTGGGATTTTGATAatgtgtttatttattttttccctTGATTTTATCTTGcgatttttcttttaaaaattccGAAATTTTTCAGATTCTAGGTTTACCCAGCAAGAACTTCCTGCATGCAAGCCAATTCTAACCCCAGGATTGGTAAGGATTTTAGTGTGTGTAGAAGTTTATTATGTTCTTATGCATTTCCAGTGAAATTCTTGATTTAATTAGCTAAATGTTGTATCTTTTGATTCTATTCAGGTTATATCAACTTTCATCTTCATTGGCATTACCTTTATTCCAATCGGCCTCTCCTCCTTGTCTGCATCGGAAGCCGTAAATGTTCtatttatatcatattttgattGACTGCTCCGATTTAATATTGAGTAGGGGCGGAACCAGCAATTTGAATTCAACTTAGTTTTTGAGATGAAACTGTTCCTCTGGTTCAATCATAATCTACAGTAGTTTAGTCTTAAATTTAGTCAAGGTAGAGTCGAGCCCGTTTTCGGATTCATGTTAGTTTGCTTACCGATATAATGCGTATGATAAATGGGAAAGTCATGTATACATTTTATGTTGGTCTCTGTTGTTATGTAGAATGGTGAAGATTATTGTAGTATGAATCAGCTCGCGCGGTGATTCAATAGATTTTGgtgatgagattggattttttTCCAAAAGTACTTGGGCATAAAGTTTTCAAACGTTTTTCGTTATACAGCCATCCTGACTCTGTGGCAATCTTCAGATTACTTGATGGATGTAGCTGAACTATTTGTTTGTCTAACATGTTCGTAGGTCGTCGAAATTTTAGACCGATACGATGAGGTTTGCATTTCATCAAATGCCAATGATATTGAAGCTGCACATTTTGAGAGAATTGGTTATATCCAGGATGACAGAACGAACAAAACCTGTACCAGGACCTTAACTGTGAGCCTCATTTTTGTGATTTGATAGCCTTTTTAATCCCTTTTTGTTTCTGTTATTCAACGCGTGAATCGTCGATTGTGCCTCAAGGTTCCAAAGAAGATGAAGCAGCCAATTTTTGTGTACTATCAGCTGGATGATTTCTATCAGAACCATCGCCGGTTCGTAAAAATCATCTGTTTCATTTCTTATAACTATTATAACTCTCCTTTTGAGTTGAATGTCCTATTCTTGATGCAGATATGTAAAAAGTAGAAGTGATGAGCAGTACAAGAGCCCAGAATATGAGCAAAAGACAAAGACATGTGAGCCAGAGGCTTTCAACGATGATCGCAAGCCCATCGTCCCTTGTGGTCTAGTCGCATGGAGTTTATTCAACGACACATACACCATTTCAATAAATGGGAACACCATACCAATCAACAAGAAAGACATCGCATGGAGAAGCGACAGAACCCATAAATTCGGATCCAACGTATATCCGAAAAACTTCCAAACTCGAGGCCTTGTTGGGGGTGCGAAACTCAACGAGAGCATACCCGTTAGTCCAACTTCACCTCTTATTTGTTGGCGAATCCAGTGATTCAGTAGAGAGTGGGGATGAAGGGGGCAACTCAATTGATTTGATAAAAGTTAAAACACAACATTTCAACATGAAGAGAAAAGATTGCCCCCCTTACCTCTTCCTACAATCCCTCATGCTTAACTCACATTTGATCCTCTTCCTTTCTTATCTGCAGTTGAGTGAGCAAGAAGATCTTCTTGTTTGGATGCGGACCGCAGCACTGCCCAATTTTCGGAAACTCTACGGGAGGATCGAGACTGATCTTGAAGCCAATGCCAAGTTGACAGTAGTGATACAAAACAACTACAACACCTATTCTTTCGACGGGAAAAAGAATCTAGTGATATCCACAACAACTTGGATCGGCGGAAAGAACGATTTCTTGGGCCAAATTTACATCGCAGTTGGTGGGATTTGCCTGGTTCTTGCTGTAGCTTTCATCCTCGTGTATCTCCTCAGGCCAAGGTGTCTAATT
Proteins encoded:
- the LOC140880948 gene encoding ALA-interacting subunit 3-like; translated protein: MSSGDGASQSSSKKSKKPRYSRFTQQELPACKPILTPGLVISTFIFIGITFIPIGLSSLSASEAVVEILDRYDEVCISSNANDIEAAHFERIGYIQDDRTNKTCTRTLTVPKKMKQPIFVYYQLDDFYQNHRRYVKSRSDEQYKSPEYEQKTKTCEPEAFNDDRKPIVPCGLVAWSLFNDTYTISINGNTIPINKKDIAWRSDRTHKFGSNVYPKNFQTRGLVGGAKLNESIPLSEQEDLLVWMRTAALPNFRKLYGRIETDLEANAKLTVVIQNNYNTYSFDGKKNLVISTTTWIGGKNDFLGQIYIAVGGICLVLAVAFILVYLLRPRPLGDPAYLSWNKDPPSD